A single region of the Deinococcus radiopugnans ATCC 19172 genome encodes:
- the rho gene encoding transcription termination factor Rho, translating to MTEFSGASPYTTALPFQELQQKILPELHLIAAGYGIDNYRKLKKDALALAIMEHQADAEGQLLARGYLEISADGYGFLQSDLLDPNSRTVLVTAGLIKANHLRTGDQVIGRARRPRENERFGSLVQVEAVNGLDPDSARRRPRFDDLTPTFPEAQLVLEDPGNPDGLSLRVVDLLVPIGRGQRALIVAPPKAGKTTLLKQIANSIVKNYPDVTVMVLLVDERPEEVTDFRESVQGAQVVASTFDEPPQHHVRVAEFVHERARRIVEDGGHVVILLDSITRLARANNLVTPPTGRTLSGGLDSNALHWPKRFLGAARNIREGGSLTILATALVETGSRMDDVIFEEFKGTGNAELVLSRRLEERRIFPALDIIKSGTRREELLLRPEVLKKMWLLRKVISDMDPADAMEMLLSRMGKTRNNVEFLQNLAGG from the coding sequence GTGACCGAATTCAGCGGCGCCTCGCCCTATACCACGGCCCTGCCGTTTCAGGAACTGCAGCAGAAGATCCTGCCGGAGCTGCACCTGATCGCCGCCGGATACGGCATCGACAACTACCGCAAGCTGAAAAAAGACGCGCTGGCGCTGGCGATCATGGAGCACCAGGCCGACGCCGAGGGCCAGCTGCTGGCGCGCGGCTATCTGGAAATCAGCGCGGACGGCTACGGCTTCCTGCAATCGGACCTGCTGGACCCCAACAGCCGCACGGTGCTGGTCACGGCGGGGCTGATCAAGGCCAACCACCTGCGCACCGGCGATCAGGTGATTGGCCGCGCCCGCCGCCCGCGCGAGAACGAGCGCTTCGGCTCGCTGGTGCAGGTCGAGGCGGTCAACGGGCTGGACCCCGACTCGGCCCGCCGCCGCCCCCGCTTCGATGACCTGACCCCCACTTTCCCCGAGGCGCAACTGGTTCTGGAAGACCCCGGCAACCCCGACGGCCTGAGCCTGCGCGTCGTCGATCTGCTGGTGCCCATTGGGCGCGGGCAGCGGGCGCTGATCGTGGCGCCGCCGAAAGCCGGGAAGACGACGCTGCTGAAGCAGATCGCCAATTCCATCGTCAAGAACTATCCCGATGTGACCGTGATGGTGCTGCTGGTCGACGAGCGTCCCGAGGAGGTCACCGACTTCCGCGAGAGCGTGCAGGGCGCGCAGGTCGTGGCCTCCACCTTTGACGAGCCGCCGCAACACCACGTCCGGGTGGCCGAATTCGTGCATGAACGCGCCCGGCGCATCGTGGAGGACGGCGGCCATGTGGTCATCCTGCTGGACAGCATCACCCGCCTGGCCCGCGCCAACAACCTGGTCACGCCGCCCACAGGACGCACGCTGTCGGGTGGTCTGGACAGCAACGCGCTGCACTGGCCCAAACGCTTCCTGGGCGCGGCGCGCAACATCCGCGAGGGCGGCAGCCTGACCATCCTGGCCACCGCGCTGGTGGAAACCGGCAGCCGCATGGACGACGTGATCTTCGAGGAGTTCAAGGGCACCGGCAACGCCGAACTGGTGCTGTCGCGCCGCCTGGAGGAGCGCCGCATCTTCCCGGCGCTGGACATCATCAAGTCCGGCACCCGCCGCGAGGAACTGCTGCTGCGGCCCGAGGTGCTGAAAAAGATGTGGCTGCTGCGCAAGGTGATCAGCGACATGGACCCCGCCGACGCGATGGAAATGCTGCTCTCGCGCATGGGCAAGACCCGCAACAACGTCGAGTTCCTGCAGAATCTGGCGGGCGGCTGA